Proteins encoded together in one Lathyrus oleraceus cultivar Zhongwan6 chromosome 5, CAAS_Psat_ZW6_1.0, whole genome shotgun sequence window:
- the LOC127085405 gene encoding DNA-directed RNA polymerase II subunit RPB1 has protein sequence MLYIVMCKLSCFNSRQNNCRGIADINKDFVKNTKVQKFDENEGFKPHEEWMLDTEGVNLLIVMCHEDVDATRSTSNYLMEVIEVLGIEAVRRSLLDELCVVISFDGSYVNYRHLDILCDIMTYQGHLMAITCHGINRNETGPMMRCSFGETVDILLDAAVYAEIDYVKGVTENIMLGQLNPIGTGECAMLLNDEMLNNAIELQLPSYMEGLDFCMAPRRSPISATPYWVNLMSPSYLLSLNLRLSPTNDAHFFKLIIYIVG, from the coding sequence ATGTTGTATATTGTTATGTGCAAGTTGTCATGCTTTAACAGTAGGCAAAACAATTGTCGGGGTATTGCAGATATCAACAAAGATTTTGTTAAAAATACAAAAGTTCAGAAGTTTGATGAGAATGAAGGTTTCAAGCCTCATGAGGAATGGATGCTTGATACAGAAGGTGTCAACCTTTTAATTGTTATGTGCCATGAAGATGTTGATGCAACAAGGTCCACAAGCAACTATTTGATGGAAGTTATTGAAGTTCTTGGTATTGAGGCAGTTCGACGTTCTCTGCTGGATGAATTGTGTGTTGTCATTTCATTTGACGGGTCTTACGTCAATTACCGGCATTTAGATATTCTTTGTGATATCATGACATATCAAGGACATTTGATGGCAATTACATGTCATGGTATCAACAGGAATGAGACTGGCCCAATGATGAGGTGCTCGTTTGGAGAGACTGTTGATATTCTCCTTGATGCTGCGGTATATGCTGAGATTGATTACGTGAAGGGTGTAACTGAAAATATTATGTTAGGTCAACTAAACCCCATAGGCACCGGTGAATGTGCCATGTTACTTAATGACGAGATGCTAAATAATGCTATTGAGCTCCAGCTACCTAGTTATATGGAAGGTCTTGATTTTTGCATGGCACCTCGTCGTTCCCCGATATCTGCTACTCCATATTGGGTAAACTTGATGTCTCCAAGTTATCTGCTGAGCCTGAATCTCCGGCTGTCTCCTACTAACGATGCacatttttttaaattaattatcTATATTGTCGGATAA
- the LOC127081304 gene encoding uncharacterized protein LOC127081304 yields MKVGGKVFALSGADASKYDNLVRGTCFINDIPLITMIDIGATHSFIFADCVKRLNLMVSAMNGSMVIDTPANGLVTTSLVCLNCPLTIYVLFPEFVEEKGPQFIFSRQVEEFLKYEAQVFMMFASLKIKGKSMLNDLPIVCEFPDVFLDDIPNIPLEREFEFNIDLILDTRHVSMAPYRMSPAKLSELKSQLKDLLDKKFVRPSVSPWGPPMLLVKKKDSSMRLCVDYRQLNKVTINNKYPLLKTDDLMD; encoded by the exons ATGAAAGTTGGTGGAAAGGTATTTGCTCTCAGTGGTGCGGATGCCTCAAAGTATGATAATCTGGTTCGAGGTACTTGTTTTATTAATGACATTCCTTTAATTACTATGATTGATATTGGTGCTACACATTCCTTTATATTTGCTGATTGTGTGAAGAGATTGAATCTTATGGTGTCAGCTATGAATGGAAGTATGGTTATCGATACTCCAGCGAATGGGTTGGTAACTACTTCTTtagtttgtttgaattgtccaTTGACAATATATG TGTTGTTTCCTGAGTTTGTGGAGGAGAAAGGTCCTCAGTTTATTTTTTCTAGACAAGTTGAAGAGTTCCTAAAATATGAAGCTCAAGTGTTTATGATGTTTGCATCAttgaaaatcaaaggaaaatcGATGTTGAATGATCTTCCTATAGTGTGTGAATTTCCAGATGTGTTTCTTGATGATATTCCTAATATACCTCTAGAGAGAGAGTTTGAGTTCAACATAGATTTAATACTCGATACTAGACATGTGTCGATGGCACCTTATAGAATGTCTCCAGCAAAATTGAGTGAGTTGAAGAGTCAACTAAAAGATTTGCTTGATAAGAAATTTGTCAGACCAAGTGTATCACCTTGGGGACCTCCAATGTTATTAGTGAAGAAGAAAGACAGTAGTATGAGATTGTGTGTTGACTATCGTCAGCTGAATAAGGTCACCATCAATAATAAGTATCCTCTTCTCAAAACCGACGACCTTATGGATTAG